The Campylobacter hyointestinalis subsp. hyointestinalis nucleotide sequence ATACGTTCATACACGCTTGCTTGTGATGAAAACGATATAGTTGGATATAGCGCTTTGCATATTCATGCATCAAATTTAGCTGAAGTTAGAAGTCTTATCATAAAAGACGGTTTAAGAGGCAAAGGGATCGGTGGCGGTCTTGTTAAAGCGTTGCTTGATGAAGCAAAAAGTCTTGGTATAAAACAAGTTTTTACGCTTACTTATAGGGCTAGTTTTTTTGAGAAGCTCGGTTTTGATCGTATCTCAAAAGAGAAACTTCCAGCTCAAAAAATTTGGGCTGATTGTATCAAATGTAAACATTTTCCAATATGCAACGAAATAGCGTTAATTTATTATCTATAAGATTTGTGATTTTTTGCGTAGGCTTGATAGCTTATGAGATTATGAGTGCTGCAAATCATTTTTTACCACCACTTATCGGGCTATTTTTTGCTTATTTAGTGGTGTTAAAAAACGAGAGCGAAAAGTATATAGGCGATATAGATAAAAGGTGGTATTTGTCTTTTATATTTATTATCTATGCTGAACAGATACATGGATTTGAGCTTTTTTCTACCATTTTGGCATTTATTTTATTTTATAACTTTATAAATGACCAGCTTAAAATCAATATGAAATGTCGTGGATGCTTGCTTGTGATATTTGTATTTAGCGGATATATCGGTACGTTTTTGCTTAGTGATCTTATTTTGTATATTTTAAATCAACCGCTTTTAGGATTTAATTATGAATATTATATGTATTATATCGTAGTAGAGTCTGCTATTTCGGTGATGCTCTTTAAGGAGCGTGTATTATGAGAATGAGGATCGCATACGCCGTACTGATTTTAGTTTGGACGATTTTGCTCGTTAGAATTTACTATCTTAGCATAAAATCTAATGAGTATTATGAAGATATAGCAGAGAAAAATGCTATCAAAACAGAACTTATCGCTCCTATAAGGGGTCAAATTTTAGATATAAAAGGAAGACCATTAGCGGTAAATAAACTCGGATTTTCTATACTTATCAAGCCTCATCTTAGAAATAATGAAAAAGTTTTAGACACCGAGATAAAAGCCATAAGCGATGTATTTACTGATCTAAATGCTACTAAGCTTAAAAGAACGTATTTAAAAGATGATTCTCCATATAATCAAGATTTTGTAGAAGTCGTTGAATTTATAGATTACGATAGTATGATACCGCATTTTGCAATGCTTAGTTTAAGAGACAATATAATTATAAAACCTGCTAGCAAAAGGCATTATCCTTATAGCAGTCTTGCTAGCCATGTTATAGGATATGTAGGGCGCGCAAATCAAAAAGACATTCAAAATGATGAACTTGCTAAGATAACCAACTACACAGGAAGAAGCGGCGTAGAAAACTTTTATAATGAAGTACTTCAAGGAAAAAGCGGCGAGAGAAAGACGAAGGTTACAGCACTAAATCAAGAAGTAGAAGAAGTATCATATACAAGAGCGACTAGCAAGGATATAACTTTAACTTTAGAGCTTGAACTTCAAAAATATATAACTGAGATTTTTGGCAATGACGCTGGAGCTGTTGTGGTTATGAGCCTAAAAGATGGAGCTATTTTAGCTGCTGGAAGCTTTCCTGAGTATGATCTAAATCCGTTTGTTACTGGAATCAGCCAAAAAGAGTGGGACGCTATCATAAATAACTTAGATCATCCATTTACGAATAAACTGGTAAATTCACTATATCCTCCAGGAAGCGTCGTAAAAATGGCTATGGGAATGGCGTTTTTTGATAGTGGTAGGATAACGCCTAGAACAAAGATAATGTGCGATCCTTATTTTGAGCTTGGAGGGCGTAAATTTAGAAATTGGAAGAATTACGGCGCTGAAAATATGACTATAGTAGAGGCTATAAAAGAGAGCTGCGATACGTATTTTTATAGAGGAGCTTATCAGATAGGTATAGATAATATAGCTCCGGTTTTAGAGCGTTTTGGTTTTGGCAAAAAGACCGGCATTGACTTGCCAAACGAATACATAGGCGTCGTCCCTTCTCGTGAATGGAAAAAAGCCAAAACAAATACGCCTTGGTATCACGGCGATACTCTAAATACGTCCATAGGGCAAGGAAATTTTCTTGTGACTCCGGTTCAAGTCGCGAAAGATACGGCGATCTTTGCTACTGGACTTGATATGACTCCTCATTTTTTGTATAGCATAGATGGAAAAAAAGTAGAATGGGAGGTACAAGACAACTTGACAAATAAAGAAAAAGCCGACATAGAGTATATAAGAAAGGGTATGCATGATACGGCAAATATTTTTGGAGGTACTGGTTTTAGAGCTCTTAGCGCAGCTTCTATAAAGCTTGCTGCTAAAACAGGAACGGCTCAAGTAGTCGGCATCTCTCAAACCGATAAAGAAAGAATAAAAGAAAACGATATGAAATACTATGAGCGATCACACGCTTGGATAACGACTTACGGACCTTATGAGGACCCACAGTTTGTAGTAACTGCTATGGTCGAGCACGGCGGGCACGGTGGAAGTGCTGCAGGTCCTATCGTGGCAAAAATTTACAATAAGCTTATAGAACTCGGTTATATAGATAAAAAATATCTAAAGAAAAAGTAAGATCGAATTTTGGCAAATTAAGAGATTATATATAAGATTGAAAAGTGCAAAAGATGCATAAAAAGTTTGAATTTATTTTATCTTAGTAGCTCTATACAAAAAGCTAAAGATCTCTGCGACTGCTTTATAGAGATTTGGCGGAATTTCTTGATTTATATCTACTTTGCTTAAGATCTCGACTAGATCACTATCTTCTTTGATAGGGATCTCGTATTTCCTAGCAGCTTCTATGATTTTTGAAGCAACCTCTCCTTTACCGCTAGCTAGTACTTTTGGAGCGTTATCTTTTTTCTTGTTATAGCCTAGAGCTACAGCCTTTTTTATCTTTGCCATTTTACGCTTTCACACTAAAACCAAGATCAAATGGCTTTTGCTCATTGTACGGCTCAAATTTAGCTTTATGAGTTAGTGAAAAACTACTTATGATGAGTCCTAAATTTGTTATAGCAGTTTTTAGCTCTTTACTGGAGTTTAAAATGATATCTTTAAAATCCTCTTTCCCAGTAGAGATCATAATATCTATAAATTTACCATCAAATAGTCCTAAGATCACGCTAACAGAACCGTATTTGATGAAATTTAGGTCAATTTTGGCGTAGAATTTACTTTTGCCTTGTTTAAATGCTACGCTGCTACTATCTAGCCCGTCCCAAACATAAGGCAGATATGTTTGGATAGAGTTTCCCGCGAAGCTCATTAGCTGGTGCATTTCTATTTGAGTTAGGAGGCGATTTACATTTTGATTTATGTTATTAAGATTAGCTCCATTTTGCGTAGCTTCTTTGAGATTTAAAAGCGTAGCTTTAACATCATTTGAAAGAGCTTTTAAACTCTCATCTATATTGTTCGGTGTGATGTTTGGTATATCAAGAGTAGCCTTCTTTGTGAGCTTACTGAGGTGGTTTATCTGTACTAAATTTTGCTTAGCTTCATTTGCGTTTTTATCAAAATAATTTATAATACTTGAGAGTTTTTTAGCTGCGAGACTTAGTTTTTCTTGTAAATTCGTGTTATTAGCGTCGGTACTTATAGCGTTCATAAGACGCTCTATCAAAGTACTGCTTTGCTCCAAGCTCATCAAATTTGAAAGAGTGTTTGCCTTTGTGATCCCCAAAGAGTCTTTTAGCGTATTTATTTGCTTGCTTATATCATTCGTTATATTTATAAGCTCATTCTTGATGGACTTTACATTTTTTAAATTTGGAAGTTCAAAGTTTATTTTTTCTACTTGAGACTGAGTTTTTTGGAGTAAATTCTGCACAAAGTCTAGTGCTTTTACCGTACTAGAAATTTTGGTTTGTATGTTTTGAGATGTATTTGTTTTGTTCAAGCTTTGCGTAGCTTGTTCATTTGAGAGAAGATTTGCTGACTTATCTAAGAATTTTATAGCATTTTCTATGCTTTTTCCTAGATTTAAGAGTGGTTTTAAATTTGAGTTGTTTATGACGTTTAAATTTTTGGTTTTGGCATTTTCTAAGATAAGCTTTAAATTATCAAAACTTTTTTGTATATCACTATTTTCATTTTTTGCAAGCTCTAAAAAGCTTTGCTTTAGTTCATTGCTTTGTACTTTTTTCATTAGGCTTAAAAGCTCTTTTATGCTAGTTGGCAAGCTTTCTTTTCTTAGAGCTTCGCTTACT carries:
- a CDS encoding N-acetyltransferase; the protein is MIIYKKARLADISSMQCLVRKEVENGIILPRSDDEIATNIRSYTLACDENDIVGYSALHIHASNLAEVRSLIIKDGLRGKGIGGGLVKALLDEAKSLGIKQVFTLTYRASFFEKLGFDRISKEKLPAQKIWADCIKCKHFPICNEIALIYYL
- the mrdA gene encoding penicillin-binding protein 2, with the protein product MRMRIAYAVLILVWTILLVRIYYLSIKSNEYYEDIAEKNAIKTELIAPIRGQILDIKGRPLAVNKLGFSILIKPHLRNNEKVLDTEIKAISDVFTDLNATKLKRTYLKDDSPYNQDFVEVVEFIDYDSMIPHFAMLSLRDNIIIKPASKRHYPYSSLASHVIGYVGRANQKDIQNDELAKITNYTGRSGVENFYNEVLQGKSGERKTKVTALNQEVEEVSYTRATSKDITLTLELELQKYITEIFGNDAGAVVVMSLKDGAILAAGSFPEYDLNPFVTGISQKEWDAIINNLDHPFTNKLVNSLYPPGSVVKMAMGMAFFDSGRITPRTKIMCDPYFELGGRKFRNWKNYGAENMTIVEAIKESCDTYFYRGAYQIGIDNIAPVLERFGFGKKTGIDLPNEYIGVVPSREWKKAKTNTPWYHGDTLNTSIGQGNFLVTPVQVAKDTAIFATGLDMTPHFLYSIDGKKVEWEVQDNLTNKEKADIEYIRKGMHDTANIFGGTGFRALSAASIKLAAKTGTAQVVGISQTDKERIKENDMKYYERSHAWITTYGPYEDPQFVVTAMVEHGGHGGSAAGPIVAKIYNKLIELGYIDKKYLKKK
- a CDS encoding FlhB-like flagellar biosynthesis protein → MAKIKKAVALGYNKKKDNAPKVLASGKGEVASKIIEAARKYEIPIKEDSDLVEILSKVDINQEIPPNLYKAVAEIFSFLYRATKIK
- a CDS encoding flagellar hook-length control protein FliK; translation: MIITNNNSTPNTQINQKDEKKDLSSPKTIFKKDSAHPTELSEIDVKLNQLTNKLLDQLKANNDGNFKPQVLNQAKNAQVAPNFAKDVVDLINSIKSDPNLSKFATKLEEFLKPIEQIKNADLASNIKNSGVMLEAKVSEALRKESLPTSIKELLSLMKKVQSNELKQSFLELAKNENSDIQKSFDNLKLILENAKTKNLNVINNSNLKPLLNLGKSIENAIKFLDKSANLLSNEQATQSLNKTNTSQNIQTKISSTVKALDFVQNLLQKTQSQVEKINFELPNLKNVKSIKNELINITNDISKQINTLKDSLGITKANTLSNLMSLEQSSTLIERLMNAISTDANNTNLQEKLSLAAKKLSSIINYFDKNANEAKQNLVQINHLSKLTKKATLDIPNITPNNIDESLKALSNDVKATLLNLKEATQNGANLNNINQNVNRLLTQIEMHQLMSFAGNSIQTYLPYVWDGLDSSSVAFKQGKSKFYAKIDLNFIKYGSVSVILGLFDGKFIDIMISTGKEDFKDIILNSSKELKTAITNLGLIISSFSLTHKAKFEPYNEQKPFDLGFSVKA